In one window of Microplitis demolitor isolate Queensland-Clemson2020A chromosome 4, iyMicDemo2.1a, whole genome shotgun sequence DNA:
- the LOC106693330 gene encoding odorant receptor 67c-like — protein sequence MKVLTFNFFLLSITGVWKPRRWGGIRAILYYIYQTFVVIINLKFLLSNIMDLKLENVNLEAFADNLSLIFALSITQKKINCVIENRTSIKHIIDLLHRNPFKLRDQQEELIFSQFDKFARSIFTCYVLAHTGFLSIYSLGRMTLMDPPHILPYNGWFPYNYTRTTRTYWTTAVFQFYAVFSLGFIDLLLDLLLPCIICYMCGHIHILRYRFQVMIETLLIMSENNEPYGKIVAAERKLMAEWVKYHIDIINLVKFTNDIFEGVIFVQYTVISLLLCTIAYFLSHTKSGTMMSFAGSFAFLAGMIIQILLPCFFADQLTIEFLDISKGVYNTNWYKLSNNIRRSVVIILRKAYQPVTITSIFFIILSLESFMKVIKVAYTIYNVLE from the exons ATGAAAGTATTGACATTTAACTTCTTTCTTCTCAGTATCACGGGGGTCTGGAAACCGCGTCGGTGGGGTGGGATAAGAGCTATTCTCTATTACATATACCAAACTTTCGTAGTAATTATCAATCTAAAATTCTTACTATCCAACATTATGGACCTTAAGTTAGAAAACGTCAATCTAGAAGCCTTCGCAGACAACTTGTCATTGATCTTCGCCTTGTCTAtcacccaaaaaaaaataaactgcgTAATTGAGAATCGCACCAGCATTAAACACATCATCGACTTGCTCCACAGAAATCCCTTCAAGCTTCGAGATCAACAAGAAGAACTAATTTTCTCCCAATTCGACAAATTTGCCAG ATCTATATTCACATGCTACGTACTCGCACATACTGGCTTCCTATCGATATATTCCTTAGGCCGTATGACTTTAATGGATCCGCCCCACATTCTTCCTTACAATGGTTGGTTCCCCTACAATTACACTCGCACAACTAGAACCTACTGGACAACGGCTGTTTTTCAATTCTACGCAGTATTTAGTCTAGGGTTTATTGATTTGCTACTAGACCTGTTGCTGCCCTGTATAATATGTTATATGTGCGGACACATTCACATTCTGCGTTACAGGTTTCAAGTTATGATAGAAACATTGCTAATCATGTCAGAAAATAATGAACCTTATGGTAAAATCGTAGCAGCTGAGCGGAAATTGATGGCTGAGTGGGTCAAATATCACATCGATATCATAAA tttagttaaatttaccaACGATATATTTGAGGGTGTGATATTTGTGCAGTACACTGTAATTTCCCTTCTTCTCTGTACGATTGCGTACTTTCTGTCACATACTAAATCTGGGACGATGATGAGTTTCGCTGGTAGCTTTGCGTTTTTGGCTGGAATGATAATTCAAATACTGTTACCGTGTTTTTTTGCTGATCAATTGACTATTGAG tttttagaTATATCTAAAGGAGTATATAACACAAATTGGTACAAGTTGAGTAACAATATCCGTAGATCGGTAGTCATCATTCTACGAAAAGCTTACCAACCTGTTACAATAACCAgcattttctttataattttatctcttGAATCTTTCATGAAG gtcATTAAAGTTGCGTACACTATTTACAATGTGctggagtaa